Within Syntrophales bacterium, the genomic segment GACGCCCCAAGCTCTCTTGATGAACCAAACTCAGTGCACTTGAGTATCTATTTTTAATGACGACGCTGTGTATACTTGACCTGTAACTTTGTTTATCAGTTCTTTTCTTGCTTTTTCCAAGGCTTCTTCCCTGTCAAATATACCAAAAACCGTGGGTCCACTTCCTGTCATAAGCGTCCCCAAAGCTCCATGGTCCATCAGAAGTTCTTTTAATTTACCAATAATGGGATACATTTTAATAGATACGTCCTCTAAATCATTGCTCAGTCCACTAATTATATCCTCCCATCTCAAGAACCGAGGAATGCTATAATGGATTCTTCTGTTTGTCAATCCCAAATTGAGTTTTTCGTAGACTAGGGCGGTTGATAGGGGAAATCCTGGGTTTATGAGAAGATAATAGATAAAGGGACATTCTTCACAGGGTATTAGCTCGTCTCCTATGCCTAAAGCCCATGCTGTTTTTCCAAGCACAAAAAAAGGTACATCTGCCCCTAACATAGCTCCCATTTTCATGAGTTCTTCCGTATTCCAACGGTTGTTTATCATTTCGTTAATTGTAAGGAGTGTTGTTGCTGCATTTGAACTTCCACCTCCTAGACCTGCTGCAACGGGTATCCTTTTTACCAGATCGATTTCTACTCCGAAGGGCCAACCTGAGTGTGAGAGTATTAATTCTGCTGCCCTGTATACCAAGTTGTTTCTGTCTGTGGGGAGATTGGAATTGAGACATTTGAGTTGTATACCTTTTTTGCGTTTAACAAATCTTAATTCATCGAAAAGAGTTATTGGTTGCATTAAGGTTTGAAGATCATGGTAACCATCTGGTCTTTTACGGAGCACTTTCAGGTGGAGATTAACCTTAGCGGGAGATAATCTTCTCATTTTTTTGAGGTTTCTCTAACATATCGCATCCTCAATTCGAACAAGAGGTCATCAAGTAAATGCTTTTCATTGCTCTCCAGATTCCCCTCTGTTTTCTCTTTGAGCATCGCTAAGGTATCAATTATGTGTTTTGCAGCCGCAAGGTTACGCTGACTCGCTTTACCCGTTGCATCTGTAAAATCTCCAAAGTGGTACATAGCTGTTGTGCTCAGGGAGAGGATGAAGTTAGAAAAGGTAACTTCTGGGAAGTGCTGATCTTTCTCTTCTTCAGCAGCACCCTCTACTTTCTCTCGCTGCTGATCCTCCTCCTGCGATTTAGATTTTGCTTCTTCTTTGAGCTCACCCGATTCAGTTAAAATTCTCCTATCCTTTACTACAAAACCCTTTTTGTCCTCTTCCATATTTACTCGGAACCTCCTTCAGAACATGGCTCTCATAGCGCGTAAGCGAGCGATCCTTTCCTCAATGGGTGGATGGGTGCTGAACAAGTGCATTAGAGAGCGGCCGGTAAGGGGATTCACTATGAACATATGAGCTGTTGAGGGATTGGCATTCATGGGATTAACTTGTGAAGCATATGCCAGTTTTTCAAGGGCTGAGGCCAAGGCATAAGGTTTCCCAGTGATCCGTGCTCCTCCTTCATCAGCCATGTATTCCCGTGAACGGGAAATGGCCATTTGGATAATAGTGGCAGCGATAGGAGCGAGTATTGCTGTAAGAATCAAGCCTATAATTCCACCTGGGTGTTCGTCCTCGTCACTTCGTGACATTCCACCGAAGATGGCAGCCCATTGTGCCATATTTGCAAGCATCACAATCGCGCCGGCAATTGTTGCTGCTATGGAACCGATGAGGATATCGAGGTTCTTGATGTGTGTTAACTCGTGACCAATAACACCCTCCAGTTCTTCACGGTTCAGTAGTCTAAGTATACCCTCGGTAACAGCAACTACCGCGTGTTGTGGATTCCTACCTGTGGCAAATGCATTTGGTGTATCTGAGGGTATGATGTATACGCGGGGCATGGGTAGGCCTGCGCGAAGAGCTAATGTTCTAACTATATCGTAAAGTTCTGGTGCTTCCACCTCTGACACCTCTTGGGCGTCGTACATACTAAGGACGATGCGATCGGAGAACCAGTATGCTCCGAAGTTCATGATGGTGGCAAATATAAAAGCGATAATTACGCCATTTTTACCACCTACCACTCCACCGATTATAATTAGAAGTCCTGTAAGGGCTCCTAATAACAAGGCGGTGCGCAGTGAGTTCATATTTTCCTCCTTTATTGTAAGTTATTTTTGTTGAATGTCAGTTCACCGGAGTTCGAAACATCTATAGTTATATTATCACCCTCACGTATGGTCCCTTCCAGTATCTTTTTGGCTAAAGGATCGAGAACAGATTTTTGAAGGGCCCTTTTTAAGGGTCGAGCCCCGTATACTGGGTTATACCCTATGCTAACAATATAATTTTTTGCCTCTGGTGTCAATTCTAGGGAAATTTTCCTGTCTTCCAAGCGCTTTTTTATGAGGTTGATCTGGATATCAACGATTTTACCTATATCTTCTTCGGTTAATGAGCGGAACATTATGATGTCGTCTATCCTATTTAGGAATTCCGGTTTAAACGTCGCGCGGAGGATTTCAAAAACTCTGTTTCTTTTTTCCTCTTCACTAAGGTAAGGATCCTGAATCCATTGGCTGCCTATATTGGATGTCATGATTACAATGGTATTTTTAAAATCCACTGTGCGACCGTGTCCGTCCGTTAAACGCCCGTCATCCAGTATTTGGAGAAGGATATTAAAAACATCGGGATGAGCTTTTTCTATTTCGTCGAAAAGGATGACGGAATAAGGACGACGGCGCACCGCTTCGGTTAGGTATCCTCCTTCTTCGTAACCAACGTAGCCAGGTGGTGCTCCTATCAGTCGGGCAACTGCGTGTTTTTCCATGTATTCTGACATGTCAATTCTGATCATTGCCTGCTCATTGTCGAACATGAATTCTGCCAGGGCCCTGGCGAGTTCCGTTTTTCCTACACCTGTTGGTCCGAGGAAGATGAAAGAACCAATGGGTCTATTGGGATCTTGGAGACCCGATCTGGCTCTTCTTAGCGCGCTTGAGACAGCTGCAATTCCCTCATCCTGGCCTATTACACGTTGACTTAACCGCTCTTCCATGTGGAGCAGTTTTTCAACGTCGCTTTCCATCATTTTCGCAACAGGTATACCTGTCCATTTAGCAACCACTTCAGCTACATCTTCCGCGTCTACCTCTTCTTTAAGCATGCGATGGTCTTTCTGGATTTCAGCTAATTTTCTTTGCTCTTCCTCCATGGCCTTGTTCAGTTCGATTAGTTTTCCGTAACGAATTTCTGCTGCTTTCGCCAGATCACCTTCTCTTTGGGCATTTTGTTCCTCTATCTTAAGTTTTTCAATCTCGCTTCGTATTTCCTGGATACGCTTTATGCATTCCTTCTCCTTTGCCCAATGGATTTTCATTTCCTCCATTGAACGACGTAGTTCTTCCAACTCTGCTTCTATCTTTTTACGTCTTTCGAGAGCCGTTTGATCTGTTTCCTTCAATAGAGATTGCCGTTCAATTTCGAGCTGTGTGATCTTTCTTTCCACTGCATCTATTTCTGCAGGTAAACTGTCCAGCTCTATTCTTAGACGAGAAGCTGCTTCATCTATGAGATCCACTGCTTTGTCCGGTAGAAAACGATCACTTATGTATCTGTTTGAAAGAGTGGCTGCAGCTATTATGGCCGCGTCCTTTATTCGGACACCGTGGTGCAACTCATAGCGTTCTTTAAGACCCCGTAGTATTGCTATGGTGTCTTCAACCGTTGGTTCCCTGACTAGGATGGGCTGAAATCTCCTCTCAAGTGCCGGGTCTTTCTCTATGTATTTTCGATATTCGTTTAGTGTGGTTGCACCGATGCAACGCAACTCCCCTCTTGCAAGAGCTGGTTTCATCATGTTTGAGGCATCTACCGATCCTTCGGCGGCACCTGCACCCACTACTGTATGGATTTCATCAATGAAAAGAATAATTTCTCCATGAGAATCTACAATTTCTTTGAGAACTGCTTTCAGTCGGTCTTCGAATTCACCCCGGTACTTTGCCCCAGCGACAAGCGCACCGATATCCAAACCGATTATGCGTTTATTCTTAAGATTTTCTGGAACATCTCCGTTTACGATGCGTTGTGCCAGTCCTTCTACTATCGCGGTTTTCCCAACTCCTGGCTCTCCTATCAGGACAGGATTATTTTTTGTTCTACGAGAGAGTACCTGAAGGATCCTCCGTATTTCTTCATCCCTACCTATGACAGGATCGAAAGCTCCCTTTGCAGCTAATTCGTTGAAGTCTTTAGAGAATCTCTTTAGGGCTTGATATTTATCCTCAGGATTCGGGTCAGTTATTCGTTGTGATCCTCTAATCTCCACGAGGGCTTTCAGCAGACCTTCTTTGGTTATTCCTTCCCGTTTGAAGATACGATGTGCTTCGGAATCCTTGTCATCGGTGACTGCCAACAGGATATGTTCCACACTGACGTACTCATCTTTCATGCGGGCAGCTTCCATCATAGCGGCGTCGAGTACTCGGTTCAGTCGGGAAGTAATGTACATTTGGCCCGTTCCAGGACCTTCAACTCTGGGAATTCTTTCCAATGATTTTTTTAGGGAATCCTGGATTGAGGCTATGTTTGCCCCCATTTTTTTTAGTATGGAGACAGCGATTCCTTCGCGCTGATTGATAAGAGCTAGAAGTAAATGCTCTACATCAACAGCCTGATGACCGTAAGTTGATGCTAAGTTTTGGGCTTCTTGTAACCCTTCCTGAACTTTTAGTGTCATTTTATCGAAACGCATTGTTATATTCCTTTACTCAGTTGGTTTTTCAATGCTTACTACAATTTTTCCATTCTTGAATATTGAAACGTTACCTGATGACTCAGAAAGAACTATCGCTGTTGCTTTAGTTACGCTCGTAATTCCTGCAGCTGCTATATGACGGCTTCCTAGACCTTGGGGAAAGTCTTTGCTGTCCAGGGCTGCACTTAGGTGTCGCCCAGCGGTTATGATTGTTCCATCGTTTTTTATTATGAAGGCACCATCCAGTGCAGCAAACTCTTTTATTGTACCTTTTAATTCGGGATTCACTATGTTTCTCTCCATCTCCGTATAGCCGTGAAATGGATTCATTATCATCTGCCGGGAGAGTTGTAGGACGCGATCGTGATCACCAATTACGAATATTGTGCCCACTTTACGTCCCTCCCTACCCTGGGCAGCAAGTTCAAGGGCGAGATTGAGTACAGCACTGAACACTTCAGGGTATACTTCCTCTGTCACATCTGTGAAGTACTCCGTTATTAAAAATTCGAATTCTTTTCCTACATCTATTACGAATAGGCTGTCCACGTAACCAAAACGGGGAACACCACTTAGACAAACAATTTTATCTCCTTTTTTGAATAAACCTGTGGAGATACCTTTGACGATGGCTATTTTAATCTGTCCTACTCTGGTGAGAGTTAAATTTGGTACTTGTATGGTTGTACATCGCCCTTTAAATTTCTCAGGGAGTTTGTTATCCTTAGTTATAAGGATGAGTTCGTATCCCTGAGAGCCATCTAAGCTTAATGAAAGGTTGTCCGCTGCATCAGCGTACATGAGTAATGCCCGTGCTTCAATAGTTTGAGCTATCTGGCACGCAGACTCTATCATGACCCGGTTTATATCGTTCATATTTCTCCTCAAAACTCTTTTCGATTACGCAGGATTTTTTTCTTTCATAAGTTAACCACCCGTGCTATGGGTGTCAAGATGAGAGGTTTTTTGAGTGCCTTGACAAGGGGTTGTTTCGGTATTTATACAATAAAAACAATTGATTTTATTGCTATATTTGGAGGTGCGTTTTGGATCTTCCAGTTGTAACCGATACGTTAGATCGGTACATTGAAGAGATCAACCGTTTTCCCATTCTAAGTGCGGAAGAAGAATTCAAGCTCGCTGTGCAATTTAAGAGGGATCACGACATGAAAGCTGCGGAGAAACTGGTGGTCTGCAATTTGCGGTTTGTTGTCAAGATCGCGCATGAGTACAGGAACTACGGGGTAAAGTTGGCGGATTTGATCCAAGAGGGTAATATCGGATTGATGCATGCCGTTAAGAAGTTTGATCCATACAAAGGTTATCGGTTGATTTCTTATGCTGTCTGGTGGATTCGGGCCTACATACAGAACTACATAATAAAGACATGGAGTATAGTGAAGATAGGTACCACACAGGCGCAAAGGAAATTATTTTTCAAGATCAACCAGGCGAAGAAGCAACTGGAAGAACTCTCTAGAAAAAATCCTGAATTTGGGGAAATAGCGGAGACATTGGGGGTAAAGCCTATAGAAATCGAGGAGATGGATCTCAGGATGAGTGGTCGCGATCTCTCATTGGATGCCTATATTGATGAGGATGGAGAGGTAACTCATTTGGATCATCTAACGTATGAGGGTGACGATCAGGAGACTGCACTGATAAAGCGGGAAGAAATGGCTTTGGTTCAACGGCACATAGCAGGAGCTTTGGCAAAGCTTACAGAGAAAGAGAGATTTATTATCGAACATAGGGTAATGGCTGAAAACCCTATGACGCTTCAGGAGATAGGTGACCACTTTCACATAACAAGGGAACGGGTCCGACAAATTGAAAAACAAGCATTAAAGAAGTTACGATTGGCCCTACCGCACTTAAGAGAGGAACCGCCACTTCTTGAAGGGTAGTTTGTCAGTCAATACGCGCTAGATTTTCGAACGATGTGAACTTCTCGAGAAAAGCGAGTTTGATAGTTCCTGTTGGGCCGTTTCTCTGCTTTGCAATGATGACTTCAGCTATACCTTTTTCGGGATTATCCTCTGATCGGTTGTAGACCTCATCACGGTATATAAAAGCTATAACATCTGCGTCTTGTTCGATAGCGCCGGACTCTCTAAGATCCGCCATTTGCGGTCTTCTGTTGGTTCTGTCTTCGACTTTACGGTTAAGTTGGGAAAGAGCAATAACTGGTACGTTTAATTCTTTTGCAAGGGCCTTCAAAGATCTACTGATTTCAGATATTTCCTGCTCTCGCGATTCTTTGTATCCAGTTGATCTCATGAGTTGTAGATAGTCTAAAATGATCAGACCTAATCCTTGTTCTGCTTTCAGTCGCCTAGCCTTTGCCTTCATCTCCAACACTGTTATCGCTGGAGTATCATCAATGAAAATTGGGGCATCCGCCAGAAGACCAGCAGCTGTAGCCAGTTTTGGCCAATCTGTTTCACCGAGAAATCCCTTGCGAAGTCTGTGAGAATCAACTTTTGCTGTCGAGGCCAGTAGCCTCATAGCTATTTGTTCTTTTGCCATTTCCAGAGAGAATATAGCCACGGGAATACCTTTCTCGATTGCTACGTACTGTGCTATGTTCAAGGCAAAAGCCGTTTTACCCATGCTTGGTCGACCCGCTATAATTATGAGATCTGACTTTTGTAAACCTGCTGTCAGTTCGTCTATTTTTTCAAAACCAGTTGGGATACCGGTTACAAGCTCTCTTCTTTTGCTCAAATTTTCAATCGTTATGAAACTGTGCTTAATGATCTCTCGCAATGAAGTGAAAGACGATCTCACTTTGTGTTCTGATATTTCGAAGATGGCGTGCTCTGCTTCATCCAAAACCTCTTCGATGTCGCCATCAGCATTGTATGTTTTTTCGAGAATCTCCGTTGCTGTATCTATGAGCTTTCTCAGAATAGCCTTTTCTTTCACTATTTTTGCGTAGTGATCAACGTTTGCCGCTGAAGGAACGGCGTCGACAAGAGTGGAGAGGTATGAAATACCTCCAACAGCATCTAGTTCATTTCTGTCCTTAAGTAAATTGCTCAAAGTAATAAGATCAACTGGTTCGTTTCTTTCCGTTAGATCTTGGATTGCAGTGAAGATTTTCCTATGTGACTCTCTGTAGAAATCTTTGGCTGTTAGAATTTCCTGAACAGTGTACAATGCTTTGTTATCCAGCAAGATGCTACCTAAAACCGACTGCTCTGCTTCTATATTCTGCGGTGGAACGCGATGTTTGACCCCTGATGAGTTTTCTTTCTTTCTCTTCATACTTCCGCTGTAACAACTACTTTAATTTCTGCAGTTATCCCTGGATGTATCCTTATTTTGACCGGAAATTCCCCCAAGCTTTTTATTGGTTCATCCAGAAGGATGGATTTTCTATCAATTTCCACACCTTGAGCTTGCAAAGCTTTTTCTATGTCTTTGCTATTTACGGAACCATAGAGTTTATCCTGTAACCCAACCCGACGGGGAATATAACATGTAAGACCGTGTATTTTTTTGTATTTCTCCTCGGCAATTCTCCTGATTCTAACCTCTTTTTGGGCTGTCCTTTCTCTTTCCCGTTGCAGTTGGGTAACATTTTCCAACGTTGCTTCTCGAGCCAAACCTTTAGGGAAGAGAAAATTTCTTGCGTACCCATCGGATACATTTATCACTTCGCCTGATTTTCCCAAGCCTTTTACATCTCTTGTCAGTATAACCTTCATGTTCTTTTTTGAATTTGCCTTCCCTTAATTTTATTGCAGATCAGGGCTGCTAATATGTTTTCGGAAATTCACCCATAAATCGAAAAGGCCAAGCAGAATAACCGGAATCAACAAATACTGTTGGAACACGAGAAACATGTAAAAAACATACCTCAAGATACGTGGAACATTTTTAGTTTTGAAAAAATATGCGATTATTGCTACCCCCTGAATTAAATATACCATAAGACAGATCATAAGTCCATTTATCCCGACCCATTTCAGAGTGGTTGTGGGAAGTATAATACACGTTCCACTTGCTATGAAAAACCATACATACCAATCAGGGGCTTTCCATTTTGTTAGGTCTCCAAACGAAGGACTGGGTAAATTATTCATGATAAGGATCTCTCTGGCAGATACAATATTCAACCATACAGTTAAAGTTATGCTAATTAATGCAAGCGCCGGTGATGTGTAGGTTAGAAAAGTAATTATTTCTTCAGTGTTTTCCTTTATTTGGGAAATCTGCTCCGGCAGGATGTCCATACGGCTGTAGAGATCAACACTTTTCTTGATGGTTGCGGCAATATAACCTTTTACTACCTCTAGTGGGGGGGTGTTTGTTTGGTAACTGTAGAATAGAATAAAAAGGAACAATGCTGAGAACCCAAAAAGTGAGCACAAGAAAGTTGTCTTTTCAATGCTTAGGTTTTTTTCGAATAACTCTGAAAGGACGATCCCTAATGACACGAAAAAGATAAAAGGTAAAAAGGACAATGGGGAAACAGCTATTGTTCGAGAGATACCATGTGTTATTAAAAAAGCGAGCGTAACTGTAATCGCACCGCCAGTACGACCGACTTTTGCAAACAATAAGACAATGGGTAACGGGATCATAACCAGTATAAATGATCCTATTAAGGGAACAAAAATTGCTGTTAGGGTTAATAGGGAAAGAAGTAAAGTATTCTTTAAGACAGTTTTTAAAGCCTGTGCTATTTTTTTTGCATTGTTCATCATGGCCCGCTTTTAGTTAAATTTGGAGTTTCATTCCAAGTTTCCCAATTTTCAGCGGGCTAAAAATAACCTTATTCAGCCTTCCCTTATTATGAAAGGAAGCAGTGCTAAGATCCTGGCTCTTTTTATAGCAACAGTTAGGTTTCGCTGATGCTTGGCACAGTTACCTGTGATGCGCCGGGGCATAATCTTGCCTCGTTCAGTGATAAATTCTTTCAGAATGGTAGGGTTTTTATAATCTATCTTGATGTTGGAATCCGTACAGAAGCGACAGAATTTCCTCCTATGGAAATACTTCTTTTGGACTTTTGTTTGTTTCGCTGCTTTGGCGTTGGTCACGATTTTCCTCCATTAATTCTCTATTTTAAAAGACTTTGTTTTAACCTTCAAGCGGGGGAGATGTTTTTTGTTGAACCCTAGCGATTGTGGCTTCTTCTTTTACGCCGATTGGTTCAGTCTTTTCCGAAATATTACTCGACAGATCTTTCTGTATGGAGTTACTGTCAAAGCGATCTTCTGTTCTTACTGTGATGAACCTGAGTATCCGTTCGTCAATCTTAAAGTTTCTTTCTAGTTCCTTAGGAACTATAGGTTGACCTGCATAGTCCAATAATACGTAATAGCCCCTCAGATGCTTTCTAATTTCATAGGCCAATTTTTTCCTTCCCCATCGTTCAACATTAATGGGGACCCCCTTTTTTTCTTGGATGATTCCAATATAGTTATCAATTATGTTTTGAATCTCTTCGTCAGAAAGGTCTGCGTTAATAACAAAAACGGTTTCGTACCTTCTCAAGGTTATCCTCCTTTCGGCTCTATAGTCCAGGTAGTAAACCTGAACAAGGAGTCTTTGTTATTTTAGTTTTGAGAGCGGTCCTCTACCATAAGTTCCATTTCAAAATCAAGTTCAAATGATAAGTTTTTACAATCTGAGAACTTGATATTCTATGTTGAGTGATGTAAGTAGAACTCTTAAAGCTTAAAGAAAACGGAGAGGGGAACGGTGACATGGCTACAGTGATGCCGGAAAGTGAGGGAGTTAAAAAAGCAATAAAATGGATATCTGCGTGTATAGAAGAGGATAGCAGCCAATCTCTCAACAAGCTTATTGAGAAAGCTGCACTCCAATTTGATCTTTCC encodes:
- the ispE gene encoding 4-(cytidine 5'-diphospho)-2-C-methyl-D-erythritol kinase, with product MRRLSPAKVNLHLKVLRKRPDGYHDLQTLMQPITLFDELRFVKRKKGIQLKCLNSNLPTDRNNLVYRAAELILSHSGWPFGVEIDLVKRIPVAAGLGGGSSNAATTLLTINEMINNRWNTEELMKMGAMLGADVPFFVLGKTAWALGIGDELIPCEECPFIYYLLINPGFPLSTALVYEKLNLGLTNRRIHYSIPRFLRWEDIISGLSNDLEDVSIKMYPIIGKLKELLMDHGALGTLMTGSGPTVFGIFDREEALEKARKELINKVTGQVYTASSLKIDTQVH
- a CDS encoding DUF1844 domain-containing protein — encoded protein: MEEDKKGFVVKDRRILTESGELKEEAKSKSQEEDQQREKVEGAAEEEKDQHFPEVTFSNFILSLSTTAMYHFGDFTDATGKASQRNLAAAKHIIDTLAMLKEKTEGNLESNEKHLLDDLLFELRMRYVRETSKK
- the htpX gene encoding zinc metalloprotease HtpX, producing MNSLRTALLLGALTGLLIIIGGVVGGKNGVIIAFIFATIMNFGAYWFSDRIVLSMYDAQEVSEVEAPELYDIVRTLALRAGLPMPRVYIIPSDTPNAFATGRNPQHAVVAVTEGILRLLNREELEGVIGHELTHIKNLDILIGSIAATIAGAIVMLANMAQWAAIFGGMSRSDEDEHPGGIIGLILTAILAPIAATIIQMAISRSREYMADEGGARITGKPYALASALEKLAYASQVNPMNANPSTAHMFIVNPLTGRSLMHLFSTHPPIEERIARLRAMRAMF
- the clpB gene encoding ATP-dependent chaperone ClpB codes for the protein MRFDKMTLKVQEGLQEAQNLASTYGHQAVDVEHLLLALINQREGIAVSILKKMGANIASIQDSLKKSLERIPRVEGPGTGQMYITSRLNRVLDAAMMEAARMKDEYVSVEHILLAVTDDKDSEAHRIFKREGITKEGLLKALVEIRGSQRITDPNPEDKYQALKRFSKDFNELAAKGAFDPVIGRDEEIRRILQVLSRRTKNNPVLIGEPGVGKTAIVEGLAQRIVNGDVPENLKNKRIIGLDIGALVAGAKYRGEFEDRLKAVLKEIVDSHGEIILFIDEIHTVVGAGAAEGSVDASNMMKPALARGELRCIGATTLNEYRKYIEKDPALERRFQPILVREPTVEDTIAILRGLKERYELHHGVRIKDAAIIAAATLSNRYISDRFLPDKAVDLIDEAASRLRIELDSLPAEIDAVERKITQLEIERQSLLKETDQTALERRKKIEAELEELRRSMEEMKIHWAKEKECIKRIQEIRSEIEKLKIEEQNAQREGDLAKAAEIRYGKLIELNKAMEEEQRKLAEIQKDHRMLKEEVDAEDVAEVVAKWTGIPVAKMMESDVEKLLHMEERLSQRVIGQDEGIAAVSSALRRARSGLQDPNRPIGSFIFLGPTGVGKTELARALAEFMFDNEQAMIRIDMSEYMEKHAVARLIGAPPGYVGYEEGGYLTEAVRRRPYSVILFDEIEKAHPDVFNILLQILDDGRLTDGHGRTVDFKNTIVIMTSNIGSQWIQDPYLSEEEKRNRVFEILRATFKPEFLNRIDDIIMFRSLTEEDIGKIVDIQINLIKKRLEDRKISLELTPEAKNYIVSIGYNPVYGARPLKRALQKSVLDPLAKKILEGTIREGDNITIDVSNSGELTFNKNNLQ
- a CDS encoding diadenylate cyclase is translated as MNDINRVMIESACQIAQTIEARALLMYADAADNLSLSLDGSQGYELILITKDNKLPEKFKGRCTTIQVPNLTLTRVGQIKIAIVKGISTGLFKKGDKIVCLSGVPRFGYVDSLFVIDVGKEFEFLITEYFTDVTEEVYPEVFSAVLNLALELAAQGREGRKVGTIFVIGDHDRVLQLSRQMIMNPFHGYTEMERNIVNPELKGTIKEFAALDGAFIIKNDGTIITAGRHLSAALDSKDFPQGLGSRHIAAAGITSVTKATAIVLSESSGNVSIFKNGKIVVSIEKPTE
- the rpoH gene encoding RNA polymerase sigma factor RpoH, whose product is MDLPVVTDTLDRYIEEINRFPILSAEEEFKLAVQFKRDHDMKAAEKLVVCNLRFVVKIAHEYRNYGVKLADLIQEGNIGLMHAVKKFDPYKGYRLISYAVWWIRAYIQNYIIKTWSIVKIGTTQAQRKLFFKINQAKKQLEELSRKNPEFGEIAETLGVKPIEIEEMDLRMSGRDLSLDAYIDEDGEVTHLDHLTYEGDDQETALIKREEMALVQRHIAGALAKLTEKERFIIEHRVMAENPMTLQEIGDHFHITRERVRQIEKQALKKLRLALPHLREEPPLLEG
- the dnaB gene encoding replicative DNA helicase; this encodes MKRKKENSSGVKHRVPPQNIEAEQSVLGSILLDNKALYTVQEILTAKDFYRESHRKIFTAIQDLTERNEPVDLITLSNLLKDRNELDAVGGISYLSTLVDAVPSAANVDHYAKIVKEKAILRKLIDTATEILEKTYNADGDIEEVLDEAEHAIFEISEHKVRSSFTSLREIIKHSFITIENLSKRRELVTGIPTGFEKIDELTAGLQKSDLIIIAGRPSMGKTAFALNIAQYVAIEKGIPVAIFSLEMAKEQIAMRLLASTAKVDSHRLRKGFLGETDWPKLATAAGLLADAPIFIDDTPAITVLEMKAKARRLKAEQGLGLIILDYLQLMRSTGYKESREQEISEISRSLKALAKELNVPVIALSQLNRKVEDRTNRRPQMADLRESGAIEQDADVIAFIYRDEVYNRSEDNPEKGIAEVIIAKQRNGPTGTIKLAFLEKFTSFENLARID
- the rplI gene encoding 50S ribosomal protein L9, with amino-acid sequence MKVILTRDVKGLGKSGEVINVSDGYARNFLFPKGLAREATLENVTQLQRERERTAQKEVRIRRIAEEKYKKIHGLTCYIPRRVGLQDKLYGSVNSKDIEKALQAQGVEIDRKSILLDEPIKSLGEFPVKIRIHPGITAEIKVVVTAEV
- a CDS encoding YybS family protein, with translation MNNAKKIAQALKTVLKNTLLLSLLTLTAIFVPLIGSFILVMIPLPIVLLFAKVGRTGGAITVTLAFLITHGISRTIAVSPLSFLPFIFFVSLGIVLSELFEKNLSIEKTTFLCSLFGFSALFLFILFYSYQTNTPPLEVVKGYIAATIKKSVDLYSRMDILPEQISQIKENTEEIITFLTYTSPALALISITLTVWLNIVSAREILIMNNLPSPSFGDLTKWKAPDWYVWFFIASGTCIILPTTTLKWVGINGLMICLMVYLIQGVAIIAYFFKTKNVPRILRYVFYMFLVFQQYLLIPVILLGLFDLWVNFRKHISSPDLQ
- the rpsR gene encoding 30S ribosomal protein S18; translated protein: MTNAKAAKQTKVQKKYFHRRKFCRFCTDSNIKIDYKNPTILKEFITERGKIMPRRITGNCAKHQRNLTVAIKRARILALLPFIIREG
- the rpsF gene encoding 30S ribosomal protein S6, yielding MRRYETVFVINADLSDEEIQNIIDNYIGIIQEKKGVPINVERWGRKKLAYEIRKHLRGYYVLLDYAGQPIVPKELERNFKIDERILRFITVRTEDRFDSNSIQKDLSSNISEKTEPIGVKEEATIARVQQKTSPPLEG